The following are encoded together in the Salvia hispanica cultivar TCC Black 2014 chromosome 6, UniMelb_Shisp_WGS_1.0, whole genome shotgun sequence genome:
- the LOC125192793 gene encoding uncharacterized protein LOC125192793, with product MVDVDCRMSGLNPAHLAGLRRLSARASSSAPSTPLPPRHSLFSFRSLADKLISHLKSSGVPVLPGLTAAEFAVAEAEFGFSFPPDLRAVLSAGLPIAPGFPDWRSPSARPSLRASIDLPTASASFHVARNSLWSKSWGPRPPSPEKALKLARAALKRAPLLIPIFNRCYIPCTPSLAGNPIFYVDENRIFCCGFDLSDFFDRESSLFRDQISINQSVEIEKSAVFLNLNNRRSLDAGGRTARWVEFWSDAAADRRRRSSNSSTSSPERSRSEEPEWVGDYVAQIGAVLREGGWGEAEVAEIVEVSAAGFFEEGMVMLDNQAVLDALLVKADRFSDTLRRAGWSSEEVSDALGFDFRAEKEPKPPVKLSPELAHKIEKLVG from the coding sequence ATGGTCGACGTCGACTGTCGCATGTCCGGCCTCAACCCGGCCCATCTCGCCGGCCTTCGCCGCCTCTCCGCCCgcgcctcctcctccgcccCCTCCACCCCCCTCCCCCCTCGCCACAGCCTCTTCTCCTTCCGCTCCCTCGCCGACAAGCTCATCTCCCACCTCAAATCCTCCGGCGTCCCCGTCCTCCCTGGCCTCACCGCCGCCGAATTCGCCGTCGCCGAGGCCGAATTCGGCTTCTCCTTCCCGCCCGACCTCAGAGCCGTCCTCTCCGCCGGCCTCCCCATCGCCCCCGGCTTCCCCGACTGGCGCTCCCCCTCCGCCCGCCCCAGCCTCCGCGCCTCCATCGACCTCCccaccgcctccgcctccTTCCACGTCGCACGCAATTCCCTCTGGTCCAAATCGTGGGGCCCGCGCCCGCCCTCCCCCGAGAAGGCGCTCAAATTAGCCCGAGCCGCTCTCAAGCGGGCCCCGCTGCTCATCCCGATCTTCAACCGCTGCTACATCCCCTGCACTCCTTCCCTCGCCGGAAACCCCATCTTCTACGTCGACGAGAATCGGATCTTCTGCTGCGGATTCGACCTCTCCGATTTCTTCGATCGCGAATCCAGTTTATTTCGCGATCAAATCTCAATTAACCAATCCGTAGAGATCGAGAAATCGGCTgtgtttttgaatttaaacAATCGGAGGAGCCTCGACGCCGGTGGTAGGACGGCGCGGTGGGTGGAGTTCTGGAGCGATGCGGCGGCGGatcggcggcggaggagcTCGAATTCGTCGACTTCCTCGCCGGAGAGATCGAGATCGGAGGAGCCGGAGTGGGTGGGGGATTACGTGGCGCAGATCGGGGCGGTGCTGAGGGAGGGTGGGTGGGGGGAAGCGGAGGTGGCGGAGATCGTGGAAGTGTCGGCGGCGGGGTTCTTCGAGGAGGGGATGGTGATGCTGGACAATCAGGCGGTGCTGGATGCGTTGCTGGTGAAAGCGGATCGGTTCTCGGATACGCTCCGGAGAGCCGGATGGAGCTCCGAAGAGGTCTCCGATGCGTTGGGGTTTGATTTTAGGGCGGAGAAGGAGCCGAAGCCGCCGGTGAAGCTGTCGCCTGAGCTGGCCCACAAGATTGAGAAGTTGGTTGGGTGA
- the LOC125194878 gene encoding uncharacterized protein LOC125194878 has product MVTISILKKSREREKKGSGMIKSSLSFIMGTACGIYIAQNYNLPNLRSLFNAAINKAKQIEHNYRKPKPRDDDK; this is encoded by the exons ATGGtaactatttctattttg AAGAAAtcaagagagagggaaaaaaaggGAAGTGGAATGATCAAGAGCAGCTTGTCATTCATAATGGGCACAGCCTGTGGAATTTACATAGCCCAGAATTACAACCTTCCTAATCTTCGCAGCCTCTTCAACGCCGCCATTAACAAAGCTAAGCAAATCGAGCACAATTACCGCAAGCCCAAGCCACGCGATGACGATAAATAA